From Sphingopyxis sp. MWB1, a single genomic window includes:
- a CDS encoding glycine--tRNA ligase subunit alpha produces the protein MADAAEKKPLSFQDIILTLHAYWGARGCAILQPYDMRVGAGTFHPATTLRSLGPEPWNVAYVQPSRRPTDGRYGENPNRLQHYYQYQVILKPSPADLQEQYLGSLAAIGIDPLLHDIRFVEDDWESPTLGAWGLGWEVWCDGMEVTQFTYFQQMGGFDCKPVAGELTYGLERLAMYIQGVDNVYDLRFSDPVGDVPGVSYGDVFLENEKQFSKWNFEVADTDSLFAGFKAAEAECQRAIEAGVPLAAYDQAIEASHLFNLLQARGVISVQERANYMARVRDLAKGSCKAWIDSQSDSWSAKYPGWTL, from the coding sequence GTGGCGGACGCGGCGGAAAAGAAACCCCTCAGCTTTCAGGACATCATATTGACGCTCCACGCCTATTGGGGTGCGCGCGGCTGTGCGATCCTGCAGCCCTATGACATGCGCGTCGGCGCCGGGACATTCCACCCAGCGACCACCCTGCGCAGCCTGGGGCCGGAGCCTTGGAATGTCGCCTATGTCCAGCCCAGTCGCCGCCCGACCGATGGCCGCTATGGCGAAAACCCCAATCGCCTTCAGCATTATTATCAGTATCAGGTCATATTAAAGCCGTCGCCCGCCGATCTTCAGGAACAATATCTCGGTAGCCTCGCCGCCATCGGCATCGACCCGCTGCTCCACGACATCCGCTTTGTCGAGGATGACTGGGAAAGCCCGACGCTCGGCGCCTGGGGGCTGGGGTGGGAAGTGTGGTGCGACGGGATGGAAGTCACCCAGTTCACCTATTTCCAGCAAATGGGCGGTTTCGACTGCAAGCCCGTCGCGGGCGAACTCACCTACGGTCTCGAACGCCTCGCCATGTATATTCAGGGCGTCGACAACGTTTATGACCTGCGCTTTTCCGACCCCGTCGGCGATGTTCCCGGGGTCAGCTATGGCGATGTGTTTCTGGAGAATGAAAAGCAATTCTCGAAATGGAATTTCGAAGTCGCCGACACCGACAGCCTGTTCGCGGGCTTCAAGGCCGCCGAGGCCGAATGCCAGCGCGCGATCGAAGCGGGGGTTCCGCTCGCCGCCTATGATCAGGCGATCGAGGCCAGCCATTTGTTTAACCTGCTGCAAGCGCGCGGCGTGATCAGCGTGCAGGAACGCGCCAATTACATGGCCCGCGTCCGCGATCTCGCCAAGGGAAGCTGCAAGGCGTGGATCGACAGCCAGTCCGATAGCTGGTCCGCCAAATATCCGGGGTGGACGCTGTGA
- a CDS encoding PhoX family protein — MSHLTDEARAPYRRATDDLNGPNSLEALVGENPSRRSILRNGLFGLSVLPAAALAACSDDDGGPVVTVPPPTPTPTPTPTPPPVSYAIAFTPVAANQADRVTVPEGYTVDVLLKAGDSIESGTPWSGSFPTADQAEKWAGGNHDGMEYFPLPNTDPNVGGLLAINFEYPDFNILMNGSYNAATATAEQKALALSAVGIGVVEVAKGSDGKWAVKAGSSYNKRYTGNSSYRAGGPAAGLLSGSIKGMLNNCASGRTPWNTYLTCEETTDNYLDPTQPEQNYGWVVEIDPLRELAPPTKRTAMGRFSHENVAYMANSDRRVAFYMGDDSTPGCIYKFVPDRAFSTSNRAANTDLLDYGTLYVARFNADGTGEWRALVVGQNGLTAGAQDPGNVSQSTTPPAPTTVNFNNQADVLINCQSAARVAGGTVMDRPEWLTVAPDNSAVYCTLTNNSRRQVTDPANPRKTNLHGHIVKFVEDGNSPLATKFKWDIFLLGGSPTLAEEHLKGDIKGDPFSSPDGLRIDPQGRLWVQTDASTSSSTTSVFGNNSMYYVDQVTKESKRFLVGPVGCEITGLAYTQDLKTFFINIQHPTGDWPVAGQKPRSSTIVVSRTDGKPVGA; from the coding sequence ATGTCACATCTGACCGACGAAGCGCGCGCGCCCTATCGCCGCGCCACCGACGACCTTAATGGACCGAACAGCCTGGAAGCGCTGGTCGGTGAAAATCCTTCGCGCCGGTCGATCCTGCGCAATGGGCTCTTCGGCCTGTCGGTCCTGCCCGCCGCCGCGCTCGCCGCCTGTTCGGACGATGATGGCGGCCCCGTCGTGACCGTTCCCCCGCCGACGCCGACCCCCACCCCGACCCCGACGCCCCCGCCGGTGAGCTATGCCATCGCTTTCACCCCCGTTGCCGCCAATCAGGCCGACCGCGTCACCGTGCCCGAAGGCTACACGGTCGATGTCCTGCTGAAAGCCGGCGATTCGATCGAAAGCGGCACGCCCTGGTCGGGCAGCTTTCCCACGGCCGATCAGGCCGAAAAATGGGCGGGCGGCAATCATGACGGGATGGAATATTTCCCCCTGCCCAACACCGATCCCAATGTCGGCGGCCTGCTCGCGATCAATTTCGAGTATCCCGATTTCAATATATTGATGAACGGCAGCTATAATGCCGCCACCGCGACCGCCGAGCAGAAGGCGCTCGCTCTCTCCGCCGTCGGCATCGGTGTCGTCGAAGTGGCCAAGGGCAGCGACGGCAAATGGGCGGTGAAAGCCGGTTCGAGCTATAACAAGCGCTATACGGGCAACAGCAGCTATCGCGCGGGCGGCCCCGCTGCAGGCCTGCTGTCGGGTTCGATCAAGGGGATGCTTAATAACTGCGCCAGCGGCCGCACCCCCTGGAACACTTATCTCACCTGCGAGGAAACGACCGACAATTACCTCGACCCGACGCAGCCCGAGCAAAATTACGGTTGGGTGGTCGAGATCGACCCGCTGCGCGAACTGGCGCCGCCGACCAAGCGCACTGCCATGGGGCGTTTCAGCCACGAAAATGTCGCCTACATGGCCAATTCCGACCGCCGCGTCGCCTTTTACATGGGCGATGACTCGACGCCGGGCTGTATCTATAAATTCGTGCCTGACCGGGCGTTCAGCACCTCGAACCGTGCGGCGAACACCGACCTGCTCGATTATGGCACGCTCTATGTGGCGCGCTTCAACGCCGATGGTACGGGGGAATGGCGCGCACTGGTCGTCGGGCAGAATGGCTTGACTGCAGGCGCGCAGGACCCCGGCAATGTCAGCCAGAGCACGACGCCCCCTGCGCCCACCACGGTCAATTTCAACAATCAGGCCGATGTGCTGATCAATTGCCAGTCGGCAGCGCGCGTCGCGGGCGGCACGGTGATGGATCGCCCCGAATGGCTGACCGTCGCACCCGACAATAGCGCTGTTTACTGCACGCTGACCAACAACAGCCGCCGTCAGGTCACCGACCCTGCCAACCCGCGCAAGACCAATTTGCACGGCCACATCGTCAAATTTGTCGAAGATGGCAATTCGCCGCTGGCCACCAAGTTCAAATGGGACATCTTCCTGCTGGGCGGAAGCCCCACCCTGGCCGAAGAGCATTTGAAGGGCGATATCAAGGGCGACCCCTTCTCCAGCCCCGATGGCCTGCGGATCGACCCGCAGGGCCGCCTGTGGGTGCAGACCGATGCGAGCACCAGCAGCTCCACCACATCGGTGTTCGGCAATAATTCCATGTATTATGTCGATCAGGTGACGAAGGAATCGAAACGCTTCCTCGTCGGCCCGGTGGGATGCGAAATCACCGGCCTTGCCTATACGCAGGATCTGAAGACCTTCTTCATCAATATCCAGCACCCCACGGGCGACTGGCCGGTTGCAGGGCAAAAGCCCCGCTCCTCCACCATCGTCGTCAGCCGCACCGACGGAAAGCCTGTCGGCGCCTGA
- a CDS encoding helix-turn-helix transcriptional regulator: MKNQLKVLRAMRSWSQAELAERLDVSRQAVNAIETGKYDPSLPLAFKLARLFDMPIEEIFDDGFTGEADD, translated from the coding sequence ATGAAGAACCAGCTGAAAGTGCTGCGTGCGATGCGAAGCTGGAGCCAGGCCGAACTGGCCGAACGGCTGGATGTGTCGCGCCAGGCGGTGAATGCGATCGAGACGGGCAAATATGACCCGTCGCTCCCTCTCGCCTTCAAGCTGGCACGGCTGTTCGACATGCCGATCGAGGAGATTTTTGACGATGGCTTTACAGGAGAGGCCGATGACTGA
- a CDS encoding GNAT family acetyltransferase: protein MTAIRPARAADRDAVIALWHGCGLTRPWNDPVADFERALGYAASTIFVAENDAVIVGTVMAGFDGHRGWIYYLATDPARRGRGLGRQLLDAACDWLRGEGCPKVELMVRDDNEAADFYAHLEWEKQAVAVFARRLQG from the coding sequence GTGACGGCGATCCGCCCGGCGCGCGCGGCCGACCGCGATGCGGTGATTGCGCTGTGGCACGGCTGCGGGCTGACGCGACCCTGGAATGACCCGGTTGCCGATTTCGAGCGCGCGCTTGGCTATGCTGCCTCCACGATCTTTGTTGCCGAAAATGACGCGGTGATTGTCGGGACGGTGATGGCCGGCTTTGATGGGCATCGCGGCTGGATCTATTATCTGGCCACCGACCCCGCCCGCCGCGGACGTGGGCTGGGGCGACAGCTGCTCGATGCCGCGTGCGACTGGCTGCGCGGCGAGGGCTGCCCCAAGGTCGAGCTGATGGTGCGCGACGATAATGAGGCGGCGGATTTTTACGCGCATCTGGAGTGGGAAAAGCAGGCGGTTGCGGTGTTTGCGCGGCGGTTGCAGGGGTGA
- a CDS encoding SDR family oxidoreductase, whose protein sequence is MTDFPAPSRRDLLAGAAALTAAAPSLLRAAEATAPLGADALKGRTVLITGCSSGFGRLGALHYARLGAKVIATMRNMPRAEATSLAEEAAKEKLDLQIAEIDVTSDASVESGTAKALELAGGRIDTLVNNAGIGITGPVEVQDMEATRAIFETNILGIQRMLRALLPQMREGKGGQIFNISSQLGRVIAPGSGHYSATKFAVEALSEQMAYELVPHGIDVTIIQPGGYPTKVWVNRNVYTGALKERSDPALLAAYEPFTKGMGTEDGSGRSADPMDVPRAIAEIMAMPAGQRPLRCAVHPGPKPQEAINRVSAEVQLAWLGSSRLGPLVKAVHGAG, encoded by the coding sequence ATGACTGACTTTCCTGCCCCGAGCCGCCGTGACCTTTTGGCGGGAGCCGCCGCGCTGACCGCTGCTGCCCCATCCCTCCTCCGTGCCGCCGAGGCGACTGCGCCGCTCGGCGCCGATGCGCTGAAAGGGCGGACGGTGCTGATCACCGGCTGTTCGAGCGGGTTCGGGCGATTGGGCGCGCTCCACTATGCCCGGCTGGGCGCGAAGGTGATTGCGACGATGCGCAATATGCCGCGCGCCGAAGCGACGAGCCTGGCGGAAGAGGCCGCGAAGGAAAAGCTCGACCTGCAAATCGCCGAGATTGACGTGACCAGCGATGCCTCGGTTGAAAGCGGCACGGCGAAGGCGCTGGAACTGGCGGGCGGGCGGATCGACACGCTGGTCAATAACGCCGGGATCGGCATCACGGGGCCGGTCGAAGTGCAGGATATGGAAGCGACGCGCGCTATCTTTGAAACCAATATATTGGGTATCCAGCGGATGCTGCGCGCGCTGCTGCCGCAAATGCGCGAAGGCAAGGGCGGGCAGATTTTCAACATCTCCTCGCAGCTGGGCCGGGTGATTGCGCCCGGAAGCGGCCATTATTCGGCGACCAAATTCGCGGTCGAGGCCTTGTCCGAGCAAATGGCCTATGAACTGGTGCCGCATGGCATCGACGTGACGATCATCCAGCCCGGCGGCTATCCCACCAAGGTCTGGGTCAATCGCAATGTTTATACCGGCGCGCTGAAGGAACGGAGCGATCCCGCGCTGCTCGCGGCCTATGAGCCCTTTACCAAGGGCATGGGCACGGAAGATGGCAGTGGGCGGAGCGCCGACCCGATGGACGTGCCGCGCGCCATTGCCGAGATCATGGCGATGCCCGCCGGGCAGCGCCCGCTGCGCTGCGCGGTGCATCCGGGACCCAAGCCGCAGGAAGCGATCAACCGCGTGTCGGCGGAAGTGCAACTGGCCTGGCTGGGCAGTTCGCGGCTGGGGCCGCTGGTGAAGGCGGTGCATGGGGCGGGATAG
- a CDS encoding TraB/GumN family protein, which yields MKKFVKALALSCAVVPLAQAALFLGNPAFAAEAAAPVAAAPVTEAKPALWAVKDADTTIYLFGTIHVLKPGLGWFDEAVKDAFDKSDELVLELVLPENPAEVAQKMMPLAIDQTGTPLSSLLSDEERAAYAAMLAKFGVAPQQFDMFKPWFVGVTLTTMPLPQLGYNPEEGVEKKLTAFAKSAGKPVSGLETVEEQLGYFDNLPQADQLSFLNGVVRDLDKMGPMLDTLVTQWSAGDPEGLAETMNESMKESPKLTEILLWNRNHRWAEQIEEKLEQPGTFFVAVGAGHLAGEKSVQDYLAERGLTAERIDY from the coding sequence GTGAAAAAATTCGTTAAAGCCCTTGCCCTGAGCTGTGCAGTGGTTCCCCTCGCGCAAGCCGCGCTCTTTTTGGGCAATCCGGCCTTTGCCGCAGAAGCCGCGGCGCCTGTTGCCGCGGCGCCCGTCACCGAAGCCAAGCCTGCCTTGTGGGCGGTGAAGGATGCGGACACGACCATCTATCTGTTTGGTACCATCCATGTGCTGAAGCCCGGCCTTGGCTGGTTCGACGAAGCGGTGAAGGATGCGTTTGACAAGTCGGACGAGCTGGTGCTCGAACTGGTTCTGCCGGAAAATCCGGCTGAAGTGGCACAGAAGATGATGCCACTTGCCATCGACCAGACGGGGACGCCGCTGTCGTCGCTGCTGAGCGACGAGGAGCGCGCCGCCTATGCAGCGATGCTCGCCAAATTCGGTGTCGCGCCGCAGCAGTTCGACATGTTCAAGCCGTGGTTCGTCGGCGTGACGCTGACGACGATGCCGCTGCCCCAATTGGGATATAATCCCGAAGAAGGGGTCGAGAAAAAGCTGACGGCTTTTGCCAAGAGCGCGGGGAAGCCGGTGAGCGGGCTGGAAACGGTCGAGGAGCAGCTTGGCTATTTCGACAATCTGCCGCAGGCCGACCAGCTGAGCTTTTTGAACGGCGTGGTCCGCGATCTTGATAAAATGGGGCCGATGCTCGACACGCTGGTCACCCAGTGGAGCGCGGGCGATCCCGAAGGACTGGCCGAGACGATGAACGAAAGCATGAAGGAATCGCCGAAGCTGACCGAAATTTTGCTGTGGAACCGCAATCATCGCTGGGCCGAGCAGATTGAGGAAAAGCTGGAACAGCCCGGCACCTTCTTTGTCGCCGTGGGCGCGGGCCATCTGGCGGGCGAGAAGAGCGTGCAGGATTATCTGGCCGAACGCGGGCTGACCGCCGAGCGGATCGACTATTGA
- the pth gene encoding aminoacyl-tRNA hydrolase yields MQLWVGLGNPGPQYAMHRHNVGFMVADVLADVHDFSPPAKKFQGWVQDGRIGSERVLLLKPATFMNESGRSVRAAMDFYKLTSRDVTVFYDELDLAPTKVKVKQGGGAAGHNGIRSMIAHIGEDFRRVRIGIGHPGSKARVTGHVLGNYAKSEMEPLADLLGAIAAEASWLADGDDVRFVSDLALRLQG; encoded by the coding sequence ATGCAGCTCTGGGTCGGCCTCGGCAATCCCGGGCCCCAATATGCGATGCATCGCCACAATGTCGGCTTTATGGTCGCCGATGTCCTCGCCGATGTTCACGACTTTTCCCCGCCTGCGAAGAAATTTCAGGGCTGGGTGCAGGATGGCCGCATCGGATCCGAGCGCGTCCTGCTGCTCAAACCCGCGACATTTATGAATGAAAGCGGCCGCAGCGTGCGCGCCGCGATGGATTTTTACAAGCTGACGAGCCGCGACGTCACGGTATTTTACGACGAGCTGGATCTCGCCCCGACGAAGGTGAAGGTCAAACAGGGCGGCGGGGCGGCGGGCCATAATGGCATTCGCAGCATGATCGCGCATATCGGCGAGGATTTCCGCCGCGTCCGCATCGGCATCGGCCACCCCGGCAGCAAGGCGCGGGTGACAGGCCATGTGCTGGGCAATTATGCCAAGAGCGAGATGGAGCCGCTGGCCGACCTGCTGGGCGCGATTGCCGCCGAGGCAAGCTGGCTGGCCGACGGCGATGATGTGCGCTTTGTGAGCGACCTTGCACTGCGGTTGCAGGGGTGA
- a CDS encoding 50S ribosomal protein L25/general stress protein Ctc, with protein MSDQLTLTAETRERAGKGASRELRRNGRVPAVIYGGKEEPQMIHVEEKLLMKQLMTGHFMNSVVMIEVGGKKVRTLPKDVAFHPVKDRPLHADFLRITKDAKVQVAVPVVFENEELSPGLKRGGVLNVVRHELELICDADKMPDQIVIDAAGYDVGDSIHISNVTLPTGSESAITDRDFTIATIVAPSALKSSDGDTTKDEGEAAEGEDAKGEGEA; from the coding sequence ATGAGCGATCAGCTGACGCTGACGGCCGAGACGCGCGAACGTGCTGGCAAGGGAGCCTCACGTGAACTGCGTCGTAATGGCCGCGTCCCCGCCGTTATCTATGGCGGCAAAGAAGAACCCCAGATGATCCACGTCGAAGAAAAGCTGCTGATGAAGCAGCTGATGACGGGTCATTTCATGAACTCGGTCGTGATGATCGAAGTGGGCGGCAAGAAGGTCCGCACCCTGCCCAAGGACGTCGCGTTTCACCCGGTCAAGGATCGTCCGCTTCACGCCGACTTCCTGCGCATCACCAAGGATGCCAAGGTGCAGGTCGCGGTTCCGGTCGTGTTCGAAAATGAAGAGCTGTCGCCCGGCCTGAAGCGCGGCGGCGTTCTGAACGTCGTGCGCCACGAGCTGGAACTGATCTGCGACGCGGACAAGATGCCCGACCAGATCGTTATCGATGCGGCCGGCTATGACGTCGGCGACTCGATCCACATCAGCAATGTCACCCTGCCCACCGGCAGCGAAAGCGCGATCACCGACCGCGACTTCACCATTGCGACGATCGTCGCCCCCTCGGCGCTGAAGTCGAGCGATGGCGACACGACCAAGGATGAGGGCGAAGCCGCCGAAGGCGAAGACGCCAAGGGCGAAGGCGAAGCCTGA
- the glyS gene encoding glycine--tRNA ligase subunit beta, giving the protein MTDFLLELRCEEIPARMQAGARAELEKLFSAQMKAAGLATGDLRIWSTPRRLALIARDLPDATEAVREELKGPRTSAPPQALEGFLRKTGLTQDQLEDRDGIWFALIERAGRATRDVLAEAIPAIIRGFSWPKSMRWGRDSYSSESLRWVRPLSGIVALFGDELVECEIDGIRAATATRGHRFHCPGDITIGSAADYAEKLRACHVIVDHQERAAIIRDGAAKAAAAAGLTLVEDEGLVVENAGLTEWPVPLLGRFDPAFLEVPPEVIQLTARVNQKYFVVEDSDGKLANAFVCTANIAASDGGAAIVAGNEKVLAARLSDARFFWEQDQKKTLEQHAEKLANITFHEKLGSVADKVERVAKLARWLVEEGVVKSSSVPAQAGTQGDNAPTLTKAELADQAELAARLCKADLVTEMVGEFPELQGLMGGYYARAEGLPDAVADAIRDHYKPVGQGDDVPTAPVTVAVALADKLDTVSKFFEIGELPTGSKDPFALRRAAIAVSRIIEANEIRLPLWPIIAGQIMLSGGSSDMYAIVRQKFWSRTRSEIHQEYRWDIPHERFPDPLETLPMVVDGLLDFFADRLKVQQREAGVRHDLIDAVFALGGEDDLVRLLDRVKALQAFMTTDDGANLLAGYKRAANILKQADMSVAPAKAGAAGDGAPTPTPPAFAGATDEDRALLAALDSAEPAASAAVADERFTDAMVALASLRAPIDAFFEGVMVNDPDEAVRAFRLGLLARFTDAVHSVADFSKIEG; this is encoded by the coding sequence GTGACCGATTTCCTCCTCGAACTGCGCTGTGAAGAAATCCCCGCGCGGATGCAGGCCGGCGCCCGCGCCGAGCTGGAAAAGCTGTTCAGCGCCCAGATGAAGGCGGCGGGGCTCGCCACTGGCGACCTCCGCATCTGGTCCACCCCGCGCCGCCTGGCGCTCATCGCCCGCGATCTTCCGGACGCGACCGAGGCGGTGCGCGAGGAACTTAAAGGCCCGCGCACCAGCGCCCCGCCACAGGCGCTCGAAGGCTTTCTTCGCAAGACCGGGCTGACGCAGGATCAGCTGGAGGACCGCGATGGCATCTGGTTCGCGCTGATCGAACGGGCAGGGCGGGCAACGCGCGATGTGCTCGCCGAGGCGATTCCCGCCATCATTCGCGGCTTTTCCTGGCCCAAGTCGATGCGCTGGGGCCGCGACAGCTACAGCAGCGAAAGCCTGCGCTGGGTGCGCCCGCTCTCGGGCATCGTCGCGCTGTTTGGCGACGAACTGGTCGAATGCGAAATCGACGGCATCCGCGCGGCCACCGCAACGCGCGGCCACCGCTTCCATTGCCCCGGCGACATCACTATCGGTTCGGCGGCCGACTATGCCGAAAAGTTGCGCGCCTGCCATGTCATCGTCGATCATCAGGAACGCGCGGCGATCATCCGCGACGGCGCTGCCAAGGCCGCCGCTGCTGCCGGTCTGACGCTGGTGGAGGATGAAGGGCTGGTCGTCGAAAACGCCGGTCTCACCGAATGGCCGGTGCCGCTGCTGGGGCGCTTCGATCCGGCCTTTCTGGAGGTTCCGCCCGAAGTCATCCAGCTTACCGCGCGGGTGAACCAGAAATATTTCGTCGTCGAGGACAGCGACGGCAAGCTCGCCAACGCCTTTGTCTGCACCGCCAATATCGCCGCCAGCGACGGCGGCGCGGCGATTGTCGCGGGCAATGAAAAAGTCCTCGCCGCCCGCCTCTCCGACGCGCGCTTCTTCTGGGAACAGGACCAGAAAAAGACGCTGGAGCAGCATGCCGAAAAACTGGCGAACATCACTTTCCATGAAAAGCTCGGCAGTGTCGCCGACAAGGTCGAACGCGTAGCGAAACTCGCGCGCTGGCTGGTGGAAGAAGGCGTCGTCAAATCCTCGAGTGTTCCCGCGCAGGCGGGAACCCAGGGCGACAATGCGCCAACGCTGACGAAAGCAGAACTGGCCGACCAGGCCGAACTGGCCGCACGCCTGTGCAAGGCCGACCTCGTCACCGAAATGGTCGGCGAATTCCCCGAGCTTCAGGGTTTGATGGGCGGCTATTACGCCCGCGCCGAAGGCTTGCCCGACGCCGTCGCCGACGCAATCCGCGACCATTACAAGCCGGTCGGGCAGGGCGATGACGTGCCGACAGCGCCGGTGACGGTGGCTGTGGCGCTGGCGGATAAGCTGGATACAGTCTCAAAATTCTTTGAAATCGGCGAATTGCCGACAGGGTCAAAGGATCCGTTTGCTCTCCGTCGTGCTGCGATCGCCGTCTCGCGCATTATTGAGGCTAACGAGATCAGATTGCCTTTGTGGCCAATCATCGCTGGCCAGATCATGTTGAGCGGCGGTTCCTCGGACATGTACGCCATTGTGAGGCAAAAATTTTGGTCTCGGACACGCTCGGAAATTCATCAGGAGTATCGCTGGGACATCCCGCACGAGCGTTTCCCTGATCCGCTTGAGACGTTGCCAATGGTGGTTGACGGCTTGCTCGACTTCTTCGCCGACCGCCTCAAAGTCCAGCAACGCGAAGCGGGCGTCCGTCACGACCTGATCGACGCGGTATTCGCCCTCGGCGGAGAGGATGATCTCGTCCGCCTGCTCGACCGGGTGAAGGCGCTGCAAGCCTTTATGACCACCGACGACGGCGCCAACCTGCTCGCAGGCTACAAGCGCGCGGCGAATATCCTGAAGCAGGCGGACATGTCCGTCGCCCCCGCGAAGGCGGGGGCCGCTGGAGACGGCGCACCCACGCCAACGCCCCCCGCCTTCGCGGGGGCGACGGATGAGGATCGCGCGCTTCTCGCCGCGCTCGACAGCGCCGAGCCTGCCGCCTCCGCCGCCGTTGCCGACGAACGCTTTACCGACGCCATGGTCGCGCTCGCCAGTTTGCGCGCGCCCATTGATGCTTTCTTCGAAGGGGTGATGGTCAATGACCCCGACGAAGCGGTGCGCGCCTTCCGCCTTGGCCTGCTCGCCCGCTTCACCGATGCGGTGCACAGCGTCGCCGATTTCTCGAAGATTGAGGGCTGA
- a CDS encoding TraB/GumN family protein, with translation MIRGASVRTPGRAGWRGAAIAALLLLAACSPGAPERDARPAMWLASDDDTKIYILGTMHALPARTDWAGGKVAGAIAEADELVMELSPAELARAGEIFAELAPRSAPLAMEKRLSPEELADYRALEEGPHPEADRLDDWAILVLMGQSAAQRAGLKAAYGVETGLRERFSAAGKPMTGLESARAQLMMFENLDARTQRALLKAAVADADEAVSEVEALTDAWAKGDVAKLAAMINEDIDAVPAARAAIITERNRRWAAWARQRMEVPGTLLLAVGAGHLVGDDGLPALLEAQGVKVVRVQ, from the coding sequence TTGATCCGCGGCGCTTCCGTTCGCACGCCGGGGCGAGCCGGGTGGCGCGGGGCGGCGATCGCTGCCCTGCTACTGCTCGCCGCCTGTAGCCCCGGCGCGCCGGAGCGCGATGCGCGGCCCGCCATGTGGCTGGCGTCAGATGACGACACGAAAATCTATATTTTGGGGACGATGCACGCCCTGCCCGCGCGCACCGACTGGGCGGGCGGCAAAGTTGCGGGGGCCATCGCCGAGGCCGACGAGCTGGTGATGGAATTATCGCCCGCCGAATTGGCGCGCGCGGGCGAAATCTTCGCCGAACTCGCCCCGCGCAGCGCGCCGCTGGCGATGGAAAAACGGCTGAGCCCGGAAGAGCTGGCCGATTATCGCGCGCTGGAGGAGGGGCCGCATCCCGAGGCGGATCGGCTCGACGATTGGGCGATATTGGTGCTGATGGGACAAAGCGCCGCCCAGCGCGCGGGGCTGAAAGCGGCTTATGGCGTCGAGACGGGGCTGCGCGAGCGCTTTTCCGCCGCGGGCAAGCCGATGACGGGGCTGGAGAGTGCGCGCGCGCAACTGATGATGTTTGAGAATTTGGACGCGCGCACCCAGCGTGCGCTGTTGAAGGCCGCCGTCGCTGATGCGGATGAAGCCGTTAGCGAGGTGGAGGCGCTGACCGACGCCTGGGCAAAGGGCGATGTCGCAAAGCTGGCGGCGATGATCAATGAGGATATCGACGCGGTGCCTGCGGCGCGTGCGGCGATCATCACCGAACGCAACCGCCGCTGGGCGGCATGGGCGCGGCAACGGATGGAGGTGCCCGGAACGCTGCTGCTCGCCGTAGGTGCCGGGCATCTGGTGGGCGATGACGGCCTGCCTGCGCTGTTGGAGGCGCAAGGGGTGAAGGTGGTGCGGGTGCAGTGA